One Candidatus Nitrososphaera evergladensis SR1 genomic window, GCTGCAAATTTTCTATGCCACCTTGGCTCTCTGGTGAGCTTCCTTAAGTTCGCTTGCCTCTACAAGCGGTATGCCGGATTTCCGGGCATATGCCAAGGCTTTCTCGACTGACAGCGCCCTGTGGGTCTGCGAGTCCATCATCTCGCATATTGCCACCGCCGGCGTCATGTTTGCCAATTTCATGAGGTAGACGCAAAGCTCTGTGTGGCCGTTCCTGTCTGAAAGCAGGTTCTTTGCGGCTATCAGCACAGGCACGTGGCCGGGCGCCCTGAAATTTCTGGCAAAATCCTCCACGCCGCCGTTGTCGATTCTCTTGCAGACCTTGGCCATCTCGGATATCGTAAGTGCCCTGTCCTGATCGGTTATGCCGGTGAAGGTGTCGCGGTGGTTTACAGAGATTGAAAATGACGGCTTGTCGCCGTACGCCGCCCTGCCTTCCACTAATTTTGAGAACACGGGGTTGACCTTGCCCATGCTTGCTATCATGTCGTGCATGTAGACAAGGCCCAGTTTGCTTGTCACCTCGTTTGCAATTGCAAGGCAGAGGAGGCCGCCGGCGTCCTGCCTCATCGCGGCAATGTGCGCTGGCGTTACATGCTCTGCGGCTACTACCATGTCTACCTCGTTTTCGCGCCCCTTGTCATCGTGGACCAGCACGAACCTGCCGGCCTTGAGCGCCTCTATGGCTTCGGTTAGTGGCAACAGTGGAGGCTTGGCGCTGTAGTTATTAATACATTACTAAAAAGCTGGTAATTACCAGCATTTTGGTAATATCATTTCAATTACTTGTGCTTCCACAATGAGCATCGATTTCAGGGACGCAGTGCGTACACGGCTTGTACGGCCTGACATAATCGCATGACTTTTCAAGCTCGATGTTTGCAAAATCCAGCGCCTCCTTAAACGTTCCGGAAAACACGACGCCGCCCTTGTCCGGGGGGCTTTTATAGATCACGCGGCAATTGGCAAACGTTTCAATTATTTCGCAAGGAGTACGGACGATTTCAAACTGTCTCGACGCGAGGTTCTTTTTCAATCTGAATTGGTAGTCCATTACAAAATTTTGCGAATCATAAATCGATTTACAAAAATCAACCAGGCAGCAAGAAAACGTTGCGTTGCACTTGTCTGTCTCGCCAAAAGATTTCTCGCAGACGTACCTTGTTATTCCAGGCGGGCAGGGAAAAGCCTTGGTCATCTTGCCGGCCGCCGGCCAAGATTATTGTTGCTCTTGCTCACGTACTTGCTGAGGACGTCCGTCTCGATATTCACCTTGTCGCCCTTTTTCTTCAGGCCAAGCGACGTCATCTCTAATGTATGAGGTATCAGCGAGACAGAGAATTTTTCCTTATCGACGTCGACCACTGTGAGGCTGATGCCGTCCACCGCTATCGAGCCCTTTGGCACGAGCGCACTTGCAAGAGCCTTGCTGCCAAGCTTGAACCACATCGTAGTCTCTGACGGCTTTTCAATCTTCTCAACAATGGTCGCGGTGCCGTCCACATGACCTAGGACGAAATGGCCTTCGAGCCTATCGCCCACTTTCATGCTACGTTCGATATTCACCTTGTCGCCCGGCTTTATCCCGCCAAGCGACGTGCGCCGGACAGTCTCGGCGACCATCTCGAATTGCGCCTCGCCCTTTTGCAGTTTTGTTACCGTGAGGCAGGCGCCGTTTATGCAGACGCTGTCGCCCACCTTGAGACCCCTGGCCATCCTGCCGAGCTTGACGCGGATGGCAGTGTCGGCGCCCTTTTTTGCCCGGGCTACCGACCTTACCTCTGCAAGGCCTTCCACGATGCCGGTAAACATATGCCAGTTGTCCGTTGCACAGGGGGATAAAAAGATTGATTTGCCATCGCCGCAAACCATTTTGCAGCATATATGTGCAACACTGCCGTGTTTTTCGGCGACGAGCTGGCCCGCTATGGGTTTGGCGGGTCGCACCCGTGGGGCGCAGACCGCATCTACGCGTTCTGGTCAAAACTGCAAAATGAAAAAGACGTTGCAAACGTCGTCATCGTCGAGCAGCCGGAGATAACGACGGAGGAGGCCGTGCTTTCGTTCCATGAGCGTGACTATGTCGAGATGGTCAAGATGGCGTCAAAGCAGTGCAGGAGCATCCCGCTTGACAGGGGCGACACGCCATCTTTTCGCGGCATATTTGAAGCGACGCTGTATGTTGTAGGATCGACGCTTGCAGCGCTTGATACGGTTGTGCAAGGAAGGGACAGGGCGGGAAGAAAAATAGAGCACGCGTTCGTGCCCGTAGCCGGCCTGCACCATGCAAGGCGCGACTCCGCCGGCGGCTTTTGCGTTTTCAACGATGTCGGGGTTGCGATAATCCAGGCGCGCAAAAAGTATGGAATAAAGAGAATAGCGTACGTCGACATCGACGCGCACCACGGCGACGGCGTTTTCTACGAATTCGAGGACGACCAGCTGCTGTTCTTTGCCGACATACACGAGTACGGCATATACCCGGGCACCGGCTACGCCAGCGAGACAGGCAAGGGTGACGCAAAAGGGACAAAGATGAACATCCCGCTGGAAGCGGGGTCCGGCGATAGCGAGTTTTTTGCAGCGTTTGACAGAGTAAAAGAGTTTGTCGATTCGTGCAGGCCGGAACTGGTATTTCTCAACTGCGGCGCAGACAGCCTTGCCGGCGACCCGATAACCAATCTGAGGTACAGCGCACGCGCGCACAGTCATGCGGCGCAAGTGTTGCATGACCTTGCGCACAAGCACTGCAACGGCAGGATTATCGCGGTTGGCGGCGGTGGCTACAACCGCGCAAACATTGGCGCCGCGTGGACTGAAGTGGTAAAGGCGCTTGCAGCATAAGCGATATACTATTAAGGACATTCCGGCCCACAAAAAGCCAACTATGAGTGCCCGTAAAGCCTACAGCGAAGTCCTTAGCCTGATGCGCGAGCATCACAAGTGGTTCAACAGGTCTATTCCGCTTATTGCAAGCGAGAACATCCCAAGCCCCGCCGTGAGGGAGGCCATAATATCTGACTTTGGCAACCGCTACGCTGAAGGCTGGCCCGGCGAGCGCGTTTATGCAGGATGCGTATACATCGACCAGGTCGAGATGATTTGCAACGAATTGGCAAGAAAGGTGTTCAGGGCAGAGTTTGCCGACTGCCGCGCGACTTCGGGCGTCGTTGCAAACCTTGCGATTTACGCAGCGTTTTCAAGTCCGGGCGACTGGATGATGGCAGCGTCCATACCTTCGGGAGGCCATATTTCGCACGGCAAGAAGGAACACGCAGGGACCGCCGGCCTGGTGCACGGCCTCAACATCGAGCACTACCCGTTTTCAAAAGAAGAGATGACGATCGACGTCGACGCCACAAAGAAAAAGATAGAGGAAATGGCCCGCGACGGCAGGGCGCCGAGGATGGGCATGTTTGGCGGTTCATTGTTTTTGTTCCCGCACCCGGTAAAAGAGCTTGCAGGTTTCATGCACGACCACGGCATGTACATAAACTATGATGGCGCGCACGTGGCAGGGCTTATCGCCGGAGGCGAGTTCCAGGACCCGCTGCAGGAAGGCGCCGACTCGATGACGATGAGCTCGCACAAAACGCTGTGGGGTCCGCAGGGCGGCATCATCGTGTCGTACGAAAAGCACGCAGAGGCAATAAAGAAGGGGATATTCCCGGGCAACACGTCAAGCCATCACCTGCACCACGTCGCAGGCAAGGCCATTGCGCTTGCCGAGTCATTGCAGTTTGGCAAGCAGTATGCAAAGCAGGTCATCAAGAACGCAAAAGCGCTTGCAGAGGCGCTTGCAGGGTACGGCTTTGGCGTGCTTGGGGAGAAGAGGGGCTACACTATGTCGCACCAGATAGCAGTCGACGTGACAAAGTTTGGCGACGGAGGCACGATTGAAAAAGACCTTGAAAAGGCAGGCATAATCCTCAACAGGCAGCTTTTGCCAGGCGACATCAAGGCAGGCAGGCACTACATGCATCCCGGAGGAGTCA contains:
- the ribE gene encoding riboflavin synthase, whose translation is MFTGIVEGLAEVRSVARAKKGADTAIRVKLGRMARGLKVGDSVCINGACLTVTKLQKGEAQFEMVAETVRRTSLGGIKPGDKVNIERSMKVGDRLEGHFVLGHVDGTATIVEKIEKPSETTMWFKLGSKALASALVPKGSIAVDGISLTVVDVDKEKFSVSLIPHTLEMTSLGLKKKGDKVNIETDVLSKYVSKSNNNLGRRPAR
- the ribB gene encoding 3,4-dihydroxy-2-butanone-4-phosphate synthase — translated: MPLTEAIEALKAGRFVLVHDDKGRENEVDMVVAAEHVTPAHIAAMRQDAGGLLCLAIANEVTSKLGLVYMHDMIASMGKVNPVFSKLVEGRAAYGDKPSFSISVNHRDTFTGITDQDRALTISEMAKVCKRIDNGGVEDFARNFRAPGHVPVLIAAKNLLSDRNGHTELCVYLMKLANMTPAVAICEMMDSQTHRALSVEKALAYARKSGIPLVEASELKEAHQRAKVA
- a CDS encoding acetoin utilization protein AcuC, with the protein product MCNTAVFFGDELARYGFGGSHPWGADRIYAFWSKLQNEKDVANVVIVEQPEITTEEAVLSFHERDYVEMVKMASKQCRSIPLDRGDTPSFRGIFEATLYVVGSTLAALDTVVQGRDRAGRKIEHAFVPVAGLHHARRDSAGGFCVFNDVGVAIIQARKKYGIKRIAYVDIDAHHGDGVFYEFEDDQLLFFADIHEYGIYPGTGYASETGKGDAKGTKMNIPLEAGSGDSEFFAAFDRVKEFVDSCRPELVFLNCGADSLAGDPITNLRYSARAHSHAAQVLHDLAHKHCNGRIIAVGGGGYNRANIGAAWTEVVKALAA
- the glyA gene encoding serine hydroxymethyltransferase; protein product: MSARKAYSEVLSLMREHHKWFNRSIPLIASENIPSPAVREAIISDFGNRYAEGWPGERVYAGCVYIDQVEMICNELARKVFRAEFADCRATSGVVANLAIYAAFSSPGDWMMAASIPSGGHISHGKKEHAGTAGLVHGLNIEHYPFSKEEMTIDVDATKKKIEEMARDGRAPRMGMFGGSLFLFPHPVKELAGFMHDHGMYINYDGAHVAGLIAGGEFQDPLQEGADSMTMSSHKTLWGPQGGIIVSYEKHAEAIKKGIFPGNTSSHHLHHVAGKAIALAESLQFGKQYAKQVIKNAKALAEALAGYGFGVLGEKRGYTMSHQIAVDVTKFGDGGTIEKDLEKAGIILNRQLLPGDIKAGRHYMHPGGVRIGVPEVTRLGMKAGEMKDIAKFIKRVVVDKEDTKKVNKDVASFRKEFQKVQYAFDNAVGAYEYISLVSGGKRK